In Thermofilaceae archaeon, a single window of DNA contains:
- a CDS encoding amidohydrolase: MLNEVPVRPLAVAGRVLEGFDESGRPIWHDGMVVEGGRVVYLGSRAREVAGPGATVLEVDGVVLPGFTDSHAHLSSLGLSLKTLDLRGVDSIGELKRRVAEAARKLGPGAWILGRGWDQELFKEGRWPTRWDLDEAAPSNPVLLVRVCGHAAVANTLALAAAGITDSTPDPPGGIIEREGGRVTGVLKESAVEMVLAVAQRGSAEAMVREGVEALLANGVTCVHAMSVRGEELAALVKLAESGELRVRVRAYLDSSVPDPRPLSLGYLRVVGLKAFADGSLGARTAALREPYSDDPGNSGVLLMDRSAIARALEMAGRRGLQLAVHAIGDRALEEVVEAAKLVRGSLRVEHASVAPPDLLDRLAELGLPVSAQPRFIISDWWIVSRLGMRARWAYPFRSILQRGINLSFSSDAPVEPCNPWEGVYAAVTRGSLEGLPASRLWASEALRVEEAVRCYTEAAPRILGEAYGRLSPGYPADFIVVDGDPFSLPGGEVRRVRVLATYVDGVRVR; the protein is encoded by the coding sequence GTGCTCAACGAGGTGCCTGTGCGCCCCTTAGCTGTTGCTGGAAGGGTTCTAGAGGGGTTCGACGAGAGTGGGAGGCCGATCTGGCACGACGGCATGGTGGTGGAGGGGGGCCGCGTAGTCTACCTGGGTTCTCGCGCGAGGGAGGTGGCGGGGCCCGGGGCTACGGTGTTGGAGGTGGACGGCGTTGTGCTGCCGGGCTTCACCGACTCCCACGCTCACCTTTCGAGCCTCGGCCTCTCGTTGAAGACGCTGGATCTGAGGGGTGTGGACTCGATCGGGGAGTTGAAGAGGAGGGTTGCGGAAGCCGCGCGCAAGCTGGGTCCCGGTGCGTGGATCCTGGGTAGGGGTTGGGATCAGGAGTTGTTCAAGGAGGGTAGGTGGCCTACGCGGTGGGACCTCGATGAAGCGGCCCCCAGCAACCCGGTGCTGCTCGTCAGAGTGTGCGGCCACGCGGCTGTCGCGAACACGCTCGCTCTCGCTGCTGCTGGAATCACGGATTCCACGCCCGACCCGCCCGGCGGCATCATCGAGAGGGAGGGTGGCAGAGTGACGGGCGTCCTGAAGGAGTCCGCCGTTGAAATGGTGCTCGCCGTTGCCCAGAGGGGGTCTGCTGAGGCGATGGTCCGCGAGGGGGTTGAAGCCCTGCTGGCCAACGGGGTGACATGCGTCCACGCGATGTCCGTCAGAGGGGAGGAGCTGGCCGCGCTCGTGAAGCTCGCTGAATCGGGGGAGCTGCGCGTGCGCGTGAGAGCGTACCTCGACTCGAGCGTCCCTGATCCGAGGCCGCTGAGCTTGGGGTACCTGCGCGTGGTCGGCTTGAAGGCCTTCGCCGACGGCAGCTTGGGCGCTAGGACGGCTGCCCTCCGGGAGCCCTACAGCGACGACCCGGGCAACTCGGGTGTCCTTCTGATGGATCGAAGCGCGATCGCCCGCGCGCTGGAGATGGCTGGAAGGAGGGGTTTGCAGCTGGCGGTTCACGCGATCGGGGATAGAGCGCTCGAGGAGGTGGTTGAAGCGGCGAAGCTGGTGCGGGGGAGCCTCAGGGTTGAGCACGCTTCAGTGGCTCCGCCCGACCTGCTGGACCGGCTGGCTGAGCTCGGTTTACCGGTGAGCGCTCAACCGAGGTTCATCATCAGCGACTGGTGGATCGTCTCGAGGCTGGGTATGCGGGCGCGCTGGGCCTACCCGTTCAGGAGCATCCTCCAGCGCGGGATCAACCTCAGCTTCTCCTCTGACGCCCCCGTCGAGCCCTGCAACCCATGGGAGGGCGTCTACGCTGCCGTGACGAGGGGTTCCCTCGAGGGCCTGCCCGCGTCCCGGCTCTGGGCCTCCGAGGCCTTGAGGGTCGAGGAAGCCGTGAGGTGCTACACGGAGGCTGCGCCCAGGATCCTGGGCGAGGCTTACGGGAGGCTGAGCCCAGGCTACCCGGCGGACTTCATCGTGGTTGACGGGGACCCGTTCAGCCTACCGGGGGGAGAGGTCAGGCGCGTACGAGTGCTCGCCACCTACGTTGACGGCGTGAGAGTGCGCTAG
- a CDS encoding biotin/lipoate A/B protein ligase family protein, whose translation MVRELRVLLYETPGDPFMNLAFEEALARARGAGLIPDTLRIWRNARAVVIGYFQRAEEEVDLAEAERLKVSVVRRFTGGGAVYHDLGNVNYALAVSLPSSDPEGYAYGYLLRGTLRALEKLGVRASVENVNDVVAAGRKVSGTAASFRWNCCFLHGTLLVDADLDALSRLLKPAVEKLSSRGISDVKRRVVNLSELLGVKPSYRRIVSALVEGFAELLGAEAYFDLPLREELEVAELLYERKYRRVEWNLRRAPHSAFAGLEEEIRGVLRG comes from the coding sequence ATGGTGAGGGAGCTGAGGGTTCTCCTGTACGAGACCCCCGGCGACCCCTTCATGAACCTGGCTTTCGAGGAGGCGCTCGCGAGAGCTAGGGGCGCGGGCCTGATTCCCGACACCCTTCGGATCTGGAGGAACGCGAGGGCCGTCGTCATCGGCTACTTCCAGAGGGCTGAGGAGGAGGTGGACCTGGCTGAGGCGGAGAGGCTCAAGGTCAGCGTCGTCAGGCGGTTCACGGGCGGGGGAGCGGTCTACCACGATCTCGGCAACGTGAACTACGCGCTCGCCGTTAGCCTCCCCTCCAGCGACCCCGAGGGCTACGCCTACGGCTACCTGCTGCGCGGGACTCTAAGGGCGCTGGAGAAGCTGGGGGTTAGAGCGTCCGTGGAGAACGTGAACGACGTGGTCGCCGCCGGCAGGAAGGTCTCGGGGACGGCTGCCAGCTTCAGGTGGAACTGCTGCTTCCTTCACGGCACGCTCCTCGTCGACGCCGACCTCGACGCGCTCTCGAGGCTCCTGAAGCCCGCGGTGGAGAAGCTGTCCAGTAGGGGGATTTCAGACGTGAAGCGTAGGGTCGTGAACCTCTCGGAGCTGCTGGGGGTGAAGCCCAGCTACCGGAGGATCGTCTCGGCGCTCGTGGAGGGGTTCGCGGAGCTGCTGGGCGCTGAGGCCTACTTCGACCTACCCCTAAGGGAGGAGCTCGAGGTTGCCGAGCTCCTGTACGAGCGGAAGTACCGCAGGGTTGAGTGGAACTTGAGGAGGGCTCCGCACAGCGCGTTCGCGGGGCTGGAGGAGGAGATCAGGGGGGTTTTGAGAGGCTGA
- a CDS encoding peroxiredoxin, whose translation MEPGRFPLIGEKVPSFTAKTTHGVINFPDDYKGKWIVLFSHPADFTPVCTTEFVAFQKRFEEFQKLNVQLIGLSIDQVFSHIKWVEWIKEKLGVEIKFPIIADDTGEIAKKYGMIHPGKGTNTVRAVFIIDPNGILRAVFYYPQELGRNIDEILRAVKALQVSDQHKVAMPANWPNNELIGDKVIIPPATDEKTAKERLERAARKEIECYDWWFCYKSLQ comes from the coding sequence ATGGAGCCAGGAAGGTTCCCCCTGATAGGGGAGAAAGTACCATCATTTACGGCAAAGACAACGCACGGTGTGATAAACTTCCCAGATGATTACAAAGGCAAATGGATCGTCCTCTTCAGCCACCCGGCCGACTTCACACCGGTCTGCACCACGGAGTTCGTAGCCTTCCAGAAGAGGTTCGAGGAGTTCCAGAAGCTCAACGTGCAGCTCATCGGCCTCAGCATCGACCAGGTGTTCAGCCACATAAAGTGGGTTGAGTGGATCAAGGAGAAGCTGGGCGTTGAGATAAAGTTCCCGATCATCGCCGACGACACGGGTGAGATCGCGAAGAAGTACGGCATGATCCACCCCGGCAAGGGGACGAACACGGTTAGAGCGGTCTTCATCATCGACCCCAACGGGATACTCAGAGCGGTGTTCTACTACCCGCAGGAGCTTGGGAGGAACATCGATGAGATCCTGAGGGCCGTCAAGGCTCTCCAGGTGAGCGACCAGCACAAGGTGGCCATGCCGGCGAACTGGCCGAACAACGAGCTGATCGGCGACAAAGTCATCATCCCACCCGCTACAGACGAGAAAACGGCCAAGGAGAGGCTTGAGAGAGCCGCGAGGAAGGAGATCGAGTGCTACGATTGGTGGTTCTGCTACAAATCACTGCAGTAG